The genomic segment AGGACGCGGCGGCCCCGTTGACGGTGACCTTCACGGCGCAGGCGCCCACCGAGAACCGGGTGGTGTGGGACTTCGGGGACGGGAGCACGGCCCAGGGCACGCGCGTGGAGCACACGTTCTACCGCGCCGGGCGCTACGCGGTGCGGGCGAGGCTGCTGGACTCGCGCGGGCAGCCCCTGGCGACGGCGACCGGGCCGCTGGAAGTGCGCAGCGGGGGACCCGAGCGGGCCGAACTCGTCGTGCTGCTGGGGCGGGACGAGGTGCGGTTCTCGGCGGCGGGGAGCGTGGCTTACCGCCCCGGCACACCGAGCTTCACGCTGGATGGTCGACCGGTGGGGACGGGGCCGCTCTCCCTGGCCCCCGGGGAGCACCGGGCAGCGGTGCGGCTGCCCGGCGAGAGCGGCCTTCTCTCGCGGGAGGTGAGCTTCCGCATGGCGCCCCTGCCCGGCAGCGTTCCCTTCGAGACGGAAGTGCTGCGCCTGACCAACCAGGCGCGGGCGCGGGGCTGGAACTGCACGGCGCTGCGGGAAGGCGGCCAGAGCCTGCCGCCGCTGAAACGCCACCCTGAGCTGGAGGTTGCGGCGCTGGCGCAGTCGGCGGGGATGGCCCTGCACGGCTACTTCGACCACCGCAGCGCCCTGGACGGCAGCACCCCCGCCACCCGGCTGCGGGCGACCGGCCTGCGGGTGGAGGCCAGCGCCGAGAACATCGCCGGCGGGCAGCCCACCCCGCAGGCGGTCGTGGACGCCTGGCTGCGCAGCCCCGGCCACTGCCGGAACATCATGGGCGACTTCACGCACCTCGGCGTGGCCCACGTCGAGCGGCCGGGCACCCGCTACCGCCACTTCTGGACCCAGGTGTTCGCCACGCCACTGGAGGCAGCAGGCCGGTAGGTGGCCTCAGCGCCGCTCGTCCACCAGCGGCGGCTCGCCCAGCCGGACCCGCGCCAGGGTGCCGCCGCCCGGCGCGTCCTCCAGGGTGACGTCGCCGCCGTGGGCACGGGCGTAGCGGCGCACCAGCGACAGGCCCAGCCCCTGCCCCGGTGCCACGCCCAGAGGACCGCGCTCGTAGGGCAGGAACATCTGGGCGCGGCGCTCGGCCGGGATGCCGGGGCCGTGGTCACGCACGGTGATCTCAGGCTGCCCATCTTCGACCGCGAGCGCCACCTCGACCGGGCCGGAGGTGTACTTCAGGGCGTTCTCGATCAGGTTTTCCAACATCTGCGCCACCCGGTCGGGATCAACCGACCACACGACCGGTTCCTCCGGCACCTGCGCCGTGACGCGCCCGCCAGCGACCCGCTGCACCATCAGCCGCAGGTCGCTGGGAGCCACCCGCAGGGTCACGTCGAGGTACAGGTCGTCCAGCCGGGTGAGGTCGGCGCGGCTGGCGAGTTGCCGGGCGCTCTCCTCGATCATGCCCAGCAGACGCTGAAGCTGCTCGGGGGTCTCGGCCTGCCGCAGCAGGTCGCTGGCGAGCAGCAGGCTCTGGAGGGGACGGCGCAGCTCGTGACTGGCGAGACTCAGGGCCTCGCGCTGCCGGGCCTCGCGCCGAGCACGGCGTTCGCGCTCCGAGCGCCACAGCCGCAGCGCCCGCACGATCAGGGCCATGCTCAGCAGTCCGGTCACCAGCGCCGTCCCCAGCAGCACCTGCCGCAGTCGCCGGAACTCCTGCGCGTAATCCTTCCCCAGCTGATTCGATAAGTCCTCGGCTTGGGCACTGAGCTGCACGGCCTGCCGCCCCGCTTCCGCGAGGGCCTGCGGGTTGCCCTCCTCTACCAGGACGCGTATTCGGCTCAGCCGCGCATCACCCAGCGCCTCGACCTCGGCCAGGTGCTCGAACTGCGCCGGATTCAGCAGGCTTGACCGCACCTGATCGCGGATTTCCTCGCGCTCCTCACGGGCTACCGCCGGGTCGAGACGGGCGGCGCGGTACTGCAACACGTCCTTGGCAAGGCCGTGGTAGCTGTAGATGGACCAGCCGTCGCCCCGGTCCAGCAGCGACAGGTAGGCGGGCTGCAGCGCGAGGAGCAGGAGCACTGCGGTGATCACGGTGGGCAGCAGCGCGAGCAAGCCCTCTCGCGCCCGGACCCACAGGGGAACCCGGTGGGCGGGCGCGGCGCTCAGTGCGGCGTCTTCGGGGGTGCGGGCGCTCACGGGGCGGGCGAGATGCGCTCGACGAACCACACCCACGCCGAGCCGTACTGGCTGCGCGGGAATCGCCGCTCGTCGGGCGGGAGGACCACGGTCAGCGGCCCTTTTTCCAGGGTGGAAATCGGTTTCCCGTTGGCGGTGTGCGCGAGCATGATGGGCGCGGCGCCGTAATCCCGGGCCGCGATGGTCGTCACGTAGCCGTTGCTGGCGTGCAGGCGCATGTCCTGCCCGGCAAAGCCCCCCAGCCGGGCGAGGTCGCGCAGCGGGACCCCCTCGTAGGTGAAGGTGCGCCCGAGCTGCGCGTGCCGGGTGACGTAGCGCACGGTGGGCAGCGCCAGCAGCTGGCTGCGGGTCAGCGTCAATGTCTGGGCCTTGCCCTCCAGCCGCAGCAACGGGCGCTCGCCGGGCTTGGCGGCCGGGATGGGCCGCGCCGTTCGCAGGTAGGTAAAGGACGTGCTCGCCGCCTGCCCCCACCCGCCGGGAAGCAGGCTGCCGACCACCGCCGGGCCGAGCGCTAAGGCCACCAACAGAACGCGCCTTGTGGGGAACACGGCCCCAATCTAGATGTCTCCCGGCGGTGTCTCAAGGGGGCAGTGCGTGAGAAGGACATGAGTTGAGCGGGTCTGGCCCTGCGCTCAGGCGTCAGCCGGGCGTCATGCGGAGGGAGAACAGTGGGGGCATGCGTCTTTCCTCCCTCCTCCGGTTCATGACCCCGCTGCTGGGTGCCCTCTCGCTGGGCGCCGCCGGGGCCGCCCCCGTCCTGAGTGCGCAGAGCATCATCGTCAACCCGGTTCAGACCAGCCTGGAGGTCCGGGTGTGGACCGACCGGGGCAGCGGCACGCAGGCGCCCACCTACGCGGTCGGCGAACGCATCCGGCTGTATGCCAGCGTCAACCAGGACGCCTACGTGTACCTCTTCAACGTGGACCCGCAGGGGCAGGTCGACCTCGTGCTGCCCAACCAGTACCAGAGCGGCGGCAATTTTGTGAAGGCGAACACCACCCGCACCTTTCCGGCGGCGGGCGATCCCTTCACCTTCGACATCGCGGGACCCGCCGGTCTGAACAAGGTGCTCGCCCTGGCGAGCCTGAAGCCGCTGGACCTGGGGCAGATCGCCACCTTCAAGAGCCAGCAGGGCGGCTTCGCCACCGTCAGCGTGCAGGGGCAGGGCCAACTCGCGCAGGCGCTGAGCATCGTGGTCAATCCGCTGCCGCAGACGAGCTGGGTGTCGGACACGGCCTACTACACGGTCGCCGCGCGCAAGGAACAGGCCGCGCCCCTCCAGACGCCCGCCCCGGCGCCCACCACGACTGCCCCCAGCCGCGGCACGCCGATTCAGCAGCCGCCTCGCACCGCCCAGGCCCTCTCGATCACGGTGCAGCCCCTGCCGAACGTGCGCGAGTGGAAGGCGACCGTACAGGGCCGTAGCCTCCAGGCCGTGTATGACGAGTACGCCGCCCGCCTGAAGGCCGAAGGCTTCACCCAGGCCAGCCTCCGCAAGACCGGCAACCACCTCCGGGGCGAGTTCCGCAAGGGCACTGTCCGCGCCGAGCTGGAGGTCAAGCAGAAGGGCAAGAAGGCCGACTACGAGGTCAGCGTCGAGCGCCGCTGAGACCAGGAACACCGCCGGGCACCCGTGAGAGGGAGGCCCGGCGGTGTTCCTGATCTCCCCCGGCCTCAGGAGCTGTTTCAGGAAGGCCTCGGCCTCACCGGGATGTTGGAAAGGGAGGGTGCCCGTCTGGGACGGCGACGCCGTCCACCCCACTACAAGGGGGCAGGAGCAGCCCCCCGCAGTCCTCAGGAAGGCCGTGAACCCTGGCCGACTGTTGAAGCAGACCCTCAGCGGGCCGGGTGGGTCGCCTTCCAGGCCAGAGCGAGGTCCTCGTAGTAGGCACGGACATTGTTCGTCAGGGTGCGGACCAGCCCCGGCGCGTCCGTGGCGCGGCCATAGCCTGAACTGGACCACAGTTCCAGGGCCTTGACCGTGAGTTGCCGGCTTCCCAGCGTGACCCGCACGTCGGGGCGCAGTTGCAGGCTGAGGTCGATGGTGTAGAGGTAGTCGCCGTCCTCGGTCTCGAAGGCGTCCACCGAGAAGACCTGCTGCACCGTGCAGGTTTTGGGGTCGCCGGAGGGCACCCCGTACAGGGTGGCGTAGCGCATCAACTGCTCGTCGAGCAAGACGGCGAGGTCCTCGACCTCCTCGTCGTCGACATACACGTAGGCGACGGGCGGGCAGAGGTCGGCCGCCGTGAGTGCCCGCAGGTTTCCCTGCTGGTGGTCGGCTCCGGCCAGAGGGGTCAGGAGGGCCAGGGCGGTCAGCGCCAGCAGGGGTTTTTTCATGGCTCAGTGTACGCCTGGGGTGGAGCGCCGCCCCGCGCGTCTCGGGAGGCATCTGCTACGCTGGGCCTACAGCTTTTCTTCACGCCGCGGCCCCCGGCCGCTCC from the Deinococcus sp. NW-56 genome contains:
- a CDS encoding CAP domain-containing protein; the protein is MSSRRAALAALGLAVLPWTTWVEAWTTQTVPFQVRVSMPQDAAAPLTVTFTAQAPTENRVVWDFGDGSTAQGTRVEHTFYRAGRYAVRARLLDSRGQPLATATGPLEVRSGGPERAELVVLLGRDEVRFSAAGSVAYRPGTPSFTLDGRPVGTGPLSLAPGEHRAAVRLPGESGLLSREVSFRMAPLPGSVPFETEVLRLTNQARARGWNCTALREGGQSLPPLKRHPELEVAALAQSAGMALHGYFDHRSALDGSTPATRLRATGLRVEASAENIAGGQPTPQAVVDAWLRSPGHCRNIMGDFTHLGVAHVERPGTRYRHFWTQVFATPLEAAGR
- a CDS encoding HAMP domain-containing sensor histidine kinase, giving the protein MSARTPEDAALSAAPAHRVPLWVRAREGLLALLPTVITAVLLLLALQPAYLSLLDRGDGWSIYSYHGLAKDVLQYRAARLDPAVAREEREEIRDQVRSSLLNPAQFEHLAEVEALGDARLSRIRVLVEEGNPQALAEAGRQAVQLSAQAEDLSNQLGKDYAQEFRRLRQVLLGTALVTGLLSMALIVRALRLWRSERERRARREARQREALSLASHELRRPLQSLLLASDLLRQAETPEQLQRLLGMIEESARQLASRADLTRLDDLYLDVTLRVAPSDLRLMVQRVAGGRVTAQVPEEPVVWSVDPDRVAQMLENLIENALKYTSGPVEVALAVEDGQPEITVRDHGPGIPAERRAQMFLPYERGPLGVAPGQGLGLSLVRRYARAHGGDVTLEDAPGGGTLARVRLGEPPLVDERR
- a CDS encoding DUF4384 domain-containing protein; the protein is MRLSSLLRFMTPLLGALSLGAAGAAPVLSAQSIIVNPVQTSLEVRVWTDRGSGTQAPTYAVGERIRLYASVNQDAYVYLFNVDPQGQVDLVLPNQYQSGGNFVKANTTRTFPAAGDPFTFDIAGPAGLNKVLALASLKPLDLGQIATFKSQQGGFATVSVQGQGQLAQALSIVVNPLPQTSWVSDTAYYTVAARKEQAAPLQTPAPAPTTTAPSRGTPIQQPPRTAQALSITVQPLPNVREWKATVQGRSLQAVYDEYAARLKAEGFTQASLRKTGNHLRGEFRKGTVRAELEVKQKGKKADYEVSVERR